aaatcaacagatcgaggaggaggaggaccgggtagatcttcaggaaagacgtcagggaagtcgcgcaccactggaacatcacttaaactttttcccttgcccttttcttccacaacgtgggctaaaaaggcaaagtactgtttgcgcaagtacttgttcgcttgtgcgcaggacatcaactttagtccctttgaaggtcggtctccataaacgtgcAAAACGTCACCGGATggaagaggtaagcgaacgaatttctcgtgacaagcgatttcagcatgattcttttgaagccaatccatgcctatgatgacgtcgaaactacccaattgcatgggtataagatcgatagagaaagcatgctcgttaagagtaagacgacaatcgaggagaatggaatcgactaagatagacttgccattggcgacttcaacggaaaacgacttaggtagcttagagcgtgtgcaatttaacaatgattcgaattctaaggacacaaagcttttgtccgcaccagtatcaaatagtatcgaagcataaagatggttaacaagaaacgtatcGTTAACGACATCATGGTTGTTGCGCGCTTGATTCGCGATCAGGTTGAAGGCGCGTCCACGAGGAGGTTGTTGCTGCTCTTGATTCCATTGTGGGCATTGAGGACGAAGATGATTAgcatccccacatttgaaacaagctcTAGCGGGTCTTGCGTTTTGAGGAGCAGGTAGGGCTTGCTGAGCTTGCTGAGCTGGTGGTGCTTGTTGTGGTTGATAGCGACAAAAGTTGATAGTGTGTCCATAACGGTTGCAAATGTCACAACGACGGCACCTAGCATTTGCGGGATGATGGTAGTTACAAGTGGCACACTTGGGGTGAATCCCAGTGTACGACTTTTGGGTGTTATCAGGAGCAACATGGTTCGGGTTAACAGGCGGCACAATCGCGTTACAAACGGGGTTGGATTGCTTTcgcttctttcccctattgtTATTCGATTGTTGGGTGATTTGATGGGCTGGCTTCGAAGGAACGGGGTTTGCGGCTTGCTTATCGCGAACACGGTTGTTGTTCAGGGACGCGGCCAAACGGTAAATGGCTTTGATGCTATCGAGTTTGGCTGCTTCGATCGTATCACGCATGCTAGGGGGtaaaccattgatatacttgcttttcttgcgatcaggggtcgagacaaggtgagggacaatgaaacagagttgtttgaaacgggtggTGTAGGCTAGGTTGTCGTCACCAATCTGCTTTAATGCCCAAAATTCTTCCTCCAACTTTCGTTGCTCATgcggaggacaaaactcatccatcatcAGGGCCTTAGTCTCTTCCCATGTCAATGCATATGCCAGCTCGTTCGAACGGATGTTTCtttcattcgtccaccactcaagagctcgggcttggaataccccAGTCGCGTTGCGCGTCTTAAGCTCTTCGGGGCACTCGCtattgatgaatgtgacctctatgctgtcaaaccactctagcatggcggtcaccccatcattgccagtGAATGGCTTTGGATTGCACGATGGAAAGTGCTTGAAGTTGAACGAGACAGGCTTGCGTGTTTCAaccttagagtcgacggaagagtgaggagtttcagaggctcgaatctcggaaatgacctttgggacgacgcgagcaaattgatcggccatgaaagccatcatcttctttgtggagcgagactttgacttcttagatgcgttggagtgacgagaagacatctaagattcaaaagaacgaataggtgagacttggtcataatgtttttttttaaatgaaattgatcacatagcatcAAGGGTCACATACCATAaaggttcacatagcataaaaggttcaacttgatttacatagcataaaaggttcaatttgatttacatagcataaaagtttaaacgtttcatatagcatagtcatgaattccacatagcataacatgaataaacgaaagcattgtaaatttagtttgttcacgagggattattattgtttgtgattgcgataacgtgcgaaatgattaaaacgacatttggaaatgaatgaacgttcaagtataaaagtcacatataaattgagatacataaaagagaggctcaataaaacattggattgtttcgggtagagaaacgtcgactattccaaagtgggtcgaaagttctttcgaattagagatattgtgctttggccaataagtaagatactctcgtcgagaagcgattaacggtatcttacccttccggttactacacatctctaaatgattgaaacattcgggactttggcgagaataaaaatcgaggaatgggacttaatcgacgagatgcgggtttcacccctaacttaacgatttcgtaccctaaatgtggttggtactcgtcggccaaaataaaattttgacaccttgacgagggtccactagagttgaaatggaaattaccattaagttgtggatgtcactcctagcttaacggtgaaatttcgtgcaaaaatagattaaaggtagaatgagagtcgtttaccaaattgtgggtttcacgcctattttggtaaattcttctcgttggtgttacaagagcataaaaatagcataagtgtattcgtgttagccttaggaaaggcacataaatttaatcaacaacaagtatagctaggaagcatgcatggtagagtacaaaagttttaaacaacaaataagaggcaaaattcctagaactatagattagggcaaaagcatggcaacttttcctaattccctatagttatggctctgataccaatctgtcacaccccaaccgatggcggaaacatcgggatgagacgaagtgtgtatagattgctagagacttcataacactatgtgacaatatttaattaaattcaaatttcattgcaagtgctaaattgtcatacaatattcaaaacaaaatacaacattgtttcaacaaataacataacattaaaagataaatagattaaaggtgtgtatctagtccaccctaaacttgtttcatcattcatccatacttcaataatcaacctgcaacatgtattaaaatagagtttcaatgcaaaagcatgAGCGattatacaagtttgtttacatagcataatagaataaaaaggctcaaatccaacatgaatcataatatgtgaattactagtatgcaattttggcgtacactatgatcaaacccaagaatccaacgcataaaatagcctaatcccaattGATAGCGGGATggtaaatgtttaacttaacaataccccaagtttaacgggcggtgcgtaaatcctatagcgctataattgttaaggtgggctagcaaagttaatgagcatatacgttccaaatcgttcaaatAGAGCATACAAGAATCATAAGTAAATCACATTAGTTTCATGTTTGTACAAGGATTGAGtatgtttagtttagtttaaagatgtttgcataattatacatgttgcatcccaaagtgtaaaggggaaaaagggatcgagtatactcacggtggttgcaagctttcccacttgaaatcccgcgagcgagtttggtggatggattaagttggagcacctagtccttctacacaaggaaacgtaggtgtgtgagtttggcgtacgACGGAGGATTATAAATTTGGAGtttaacataacataaagtatgatatcaaaataatcatctttaacttacactcttatatgacactacgtaaccactagggttatattgtataTCATGGGTAgtatgcccattagaatcatacttggagtgttaagtcttagatggTATTCTACTaccttaacatataaacacaagtttattattaaaggttcgaatgagtatatatatatagttaagtattacatattattaagttcaataattcaagtaggaggtagaagagtaagatcttcgtttaggcacctcgagttattcatgaatgtcatgtatggggtaggaacaacatgcttccatttaaggaccccttgaatgttcaccacttcacttgatgtaaagacaaccaaggagggtcacgaactagggttaatacaagtatgtaaataatctaaactaaaagaaatcatcaaatcatgtgaggattttatgttggaacaacccaagttgttccacaatcactcattcatcaaagtctaagcttgacatgacttgtgggttaaataccctaacaaaacagaaagtttatgaggtttaatcctctgatttaagtgtctcaaccatgtttttaagcttaaccaaccataagaggggttgtaaacattaggacattggtgtgagatgtgttagacacaagttggatgaagtttaaacaagtatgtaacaaaacagaaagtttttggtcaatttcagagcaattccaggtctgatttctccaaggagaagtcaaggaatcaaactccatgattaaccaagcaagtaggaagaagaatcaagtaatttcgttaaatgagcaagttataccaagtttagtgcaagagtatgaatctgtccgaaaatgcagattcttgctgGAACTTGAGAGTGTTTAGGAGAGGTTTGAGAGTgatgaaagtgtccaagtgcttggaggACCTTGGGTACTTATAGGAGAGTGATTAGGGTTGATTTGGGGGGTTAACTAGTGCTAAAACTCGGTTTAAACCAAAGAATCCCGCCCAAAAACGAAGCTGGTCGCGACTGTTCAAGCTTCCTGCAGACATGAggtccaggcggcccgcctgaggtatCAGGCTaagtccacgcgggccgcgagccctttGTGGTTCCGGATACAAGTTTCAttttttacaatttggcccctgaagttgtgtgtttgatgcgtttaaggtattttaagggccatatttgccataaaggcatagTATAAGATGTGATTaagtatgaggagtataaaccaagtataatcaagcgtataagtatcaaatcaagtgtcgttctcgttcaaaatacgttcaatgcataagtttagtttaattacaagtttcgcacatagtttccaagaataacgattaaacatcgattgattcacgaagtcgaacatacgagcatacatagaatgtgtataacataaatgtaacaaaatacaagcttcattaatgatccaagtctcggtttgacaatgattacaaagaagggaacgattacaagaatacaaagtttccagaaatagaaatacgaacaaaactttctataaatggaaagtacaaaagagccgggcgttacaaacagtccaaccgatcgagcctaccggccgatcgagcaggctgtccgaacggattgtccagccgaacgaacaacccactcgatcggacctgccgttcgatcgaccaggctgttcgacccacttacacttgtttccattctacgtgtattcatcgttatgctatcgaactgttcaggctaaccctactctcaagcgctcccttcaatccatcaatcaaccgctgtgagtatactcgatccctttttgctttcagcacctTTGGGTGTTACATGCGTTACTTATCGAAATCAcaaatcgatcacactactcaattatttgaacgctaaccgaattgcatgtattacgtgactaaatgaatgcctgttgattgtgtttacacgtggaatactgtctacctgccttaacgacgtagtactatagtttggactcagcacccgttcacacgggggtcgttaaggacaattacttgcatggattacggtggtaatcatgtattgcgaaccgtatcggatggtcaacccgcagtcattggtatcgataggtccatgtcgataattaacatgcttcgttttcctctgtgtacgtgctggttatgcgtaaactatttcgaattctatatgctatatcaaacttgtatgctcacctttacattttatgtattgactttattttaacgtatgtgacaggcaattaggatgcttacctgctaggaaggcgagctaggaataagcgtctagagcatagttgtctgtagatcttgcagatcgagtctctagaagcatttgaacaatactTATTTCATTAtgattaaatctgagttgtcggaacagtatttCTTGtctggatgttatctgtaataatgtatttgtttattcgggatacggtatgggacgtatctttaactggattatataaatagttgttatggaaacctctggacaatctgtttcgctcagtgccatgccccgatgattccgccatcggttggggtgtgacaatatcgaTCGATGACTATTTAAGATTTGGAGGAGTGTGGAACGGAGATCGGAATGACGCAGGGAGGCGAAGCGGGAGGATTCGTCTGAAGATAGAGCTCTGATGAATGATTTGTTAGAAAGAGAAGATGCCATACAGGTGAGATTCCTCTTGTGGCACGACGTCGGAGAATCAGTCTGTTCCTCCGGTTCCTCTTGTGGTGCGATGGTTCCATACTCGCCGGAGATTTGCAAGAAGGACGACATCGGAGAATTACCTCCGGTTCCACCCACCACCAAACGCCGCCGCACCTAACCCACCACCACATCCACATCCACCTCTTCACCTTCACCCACTACCAGCACCGTGGAAACCAAACCACCAAATCACCCACCGCCGCCCCTAACCCACCACAACAACCACCCTTCACTGCCATCGTCGCTTCAGATTATGTTAGAGAAGAGAGAGGAGAGGAGCTTCAGATTATGTTAGAGAAtagagaggagaggagagagagagaggggactTTCAGTTGTGAGAGAGAAGGATGTTatatttctttgatttttcaaGTTATTACAAACTAGTCCTTACATATAACTTTTTTACACAATAGTCCCTGAAGAGATGAAATGACAACAATAccgtcatgtgcaaggcacatgaccagatttaaccaaaatatctaactgggtttggcctaaaggacataacgtgcaagattttgaaacattaagtacagaacttgtcaacttttgcgctaaaggaaaACGCCTGCAATTTGacgtaaacataaaggacaaaacttgtaatttactctaaaatctAATAATCCATAAATAAAAAACTAATTAGGTAATGATAATGAGGGGTTTAAATCATTGCATGTGAGTTAAATAAATGGACTTTAAACCCCCTATGTGACATGACGTTAAGATGAAGTTTATGTGACGTACCACACCCTCTAGCCTAAACATGTAGATATTCTAGCCATGGTTAGATACAAAATTTTCAGTGCATCACGCTAGAACATCCACTACATGTAAATGTGTAAATACATAGCCCCACCCCATGGTAATATACAGATTTTTCTCTGCATCTCATTAGGAAAACCTACCCAGACTAGGATTTAGGAGAATAaacaaaactcaaaaaaaaaaaaaaaaaaagttttacgcTTCATGCACCAACGTATGGTACCGGAGCCAACTCTTCATCCCTTAGAGATTGTTGTTGCCTCGCGATAAACTCCTCCACCGTTCGCCGGAATGCTTCACTACTTAGCTCGTCCACATTTCTCTCCGGCACCGATGATGAATCATCATTCCTAAACATTTCTTTCTCAGTAACCGTTCGCCTCAGTTTCCGCTCACTTTCACTCTCTTTGAACTCCACTCTCATCATCTTCTCCGACTGACTCCTGCTAATCTCCGGCAACGCCTTCCTACAAATCTCCGGCGACCGTTTCACCTTCTCCGGCGACGGTTTCTCACCGCCACAACCGTCAACATTCGTCAATATTCTCCTCTCAGTAACCGATCGCGTCAGTTTCCGGTGACTTTCAACGCTTATCACCTTCTCCGGCGACGGTTTCTCGCCGGCACAAAATTCGATGTTCTTCAATTTCAAAATTCTCCGATCGGTAACCGATCGCGTAAGTTTCCGGTATTTTTCACTGTCGTTGCATTCAAATCTCATCATCTTCTCTGATTGACTTCTGTAAATCTTCttcttattattattgttataattaTCATGAACTATAACATCAGTTGTACGATTTACGATGCTCTTTTGGCATCTTCTAACGCACTCATCATAAACATCGATTTTACCTAACGAATCTTCGTTTTGTTTAGCTCGAGATTTGAACAACAGAGTTAGGATAATGACGTTTCCGATCACGAACACAAACCTAGGGCTTATACCGGCAAAAGAGATTTGTTTAAAATAATCGGTGGATATTCGTACGGAGAACGGTAGTTGAGAAGAAAAGGTTGAAATTAGAACGAGAAATACGCAGATCTCTATGAACCGAAACAGAGTTGTGATTGTTTGAAAATTAGTTTGGTGTCTGAAGATGGCGTTGGCTTTTTCTGTTCTGAGATCGATTGAATTCATGTTGATTAGGTTTTCAATTGATTGAAGAGTTATTTAGGCTCCGATCATTAGAGCAGGGAGAGGACAGtgactgtggtggtggtggtggtggtggtggactggtggtggtggagtgtttGTTATGGTGGTGGGGGTGAGGATTTATAGCGCCAAAAAAGTTGTTATTGAAAGTGAAAAGGAAAATAAATTCTCCTTTGGCATTTATTAAAGTAAACACTATATCTTCCATGCCTTTATAGCTTAGTGGCATCTTGATGGTAGGATAAAGTTTTGGAACCCGTTTTtctatatttattgggtttcctcctgaattggtgaggcattattgcctagtggagttggatatgatcgggtggttccgctggttaCACGATGACACTCcggtggtccgtcagtgatccaaatttgccgttcaaaaaaaaagggGGGTACTACTAACTGGTAGGGGTGATCATCATTCATCACTCATTACTCACTCACGACTtccaatcaagtttcgccatgtcatcAAGCATTATTTCATCACTAGTAATGGATTCTAGTGGAAATATCCATCACTTGTGATGAAATTCCGTCATTCACaatcttttattttaaattaacaataaaaaaaACAACTACTAGTTCCCCCAATTTCAACAATAAAAAAATAACTGCAAGCAACATCTAACCTTTTCCAGCGACTCCACTCCGTACCCTCACCAAAACCGTCACACCCAACCTTTTCCGGCGAATCCACGACGGCGATACACCGATCACTATGCTCTCCAAAGGTGTTCCGACTGCCAGCTCTCGTTCCAGAGGTGTTCGGGCGACTCCACGGCGGCGATACACCGATCTATGACGTAATCAAAGAAACCGCTCATTCCAAAGGTGTTCCGGCGACTCCACGGCGGCGATATCGATTCCGTTTTAATACCGATCATCATCGCAAATCTTCCATCACGACAGTTTGAAAACGCATGATTGGTTTGACGCGTTATAAATTCAACGCGTGATACATATTAGCGGCGGACGGCGGTGGTATGATTTGGTGTTCCACGCGTGGTGGGGGTTCACCACGGAACCGCCCCTACCCCCTAAGGGTGTAAATAACCTGAAAGACTCGAGAGTTACTCGTGATTAGTTCAGTTAAAAGCTAGAAAGGGCGAGCTTtaacgagctcgagcttgaaatagagctcgtttaatTATCGAGCCcaagctcgagcctgaaatacaaagcccGTTTAGGCTCGAGAGCCTAGACGAGCCCAAACAATTTttttgtatataatataatattataataataatgatgataacattggcgaACCGAGCTCGAGCTGAGATTTGGCCCGTTTGAGGTTGTTCTCAAATTTGCTCGAgacgagctcgagctttgggttttactcgacagctgagctcgagctcaaataagtaggctcgaaccgagccgagctcgagatTCGTAAATATGACGAGCCGAGCTCTAGCCTAgtccggctcgtttacacccctaggtACTACTCTAGCGAtaccaagtgactttctttcggGGAGGTCGTTGGTTGGAGTCTTTTTTCTAACAAAATGTCTGCACGAGTAAGAGATTTTACAATAGTCGGTCTTCGGACAACGagttttctctaaaatcgatgaTGGGCCGGGTCCCTAATGTTGTTTATGATCACAGGTGTGAGTTACTTTTTGCCTATGAATGTAATCAAATGACTAGACTTTGTTGGACGTTTAAAAAGAAGTATTTTACAACTTTTTtaaatgataatattatttaatatttcaAACTTAACGAATTGTTCTTTGTGAATAACTAACACGTCGACTTTATTAAAGGAGCTTTTAACTAATGTATATGTTTATTTATGCATCTGTTAATGTCCTTGTCATAAAGTTCGTACTtctattaaaaaaaaatcatgataaAAATTTGAATGTATCGTAATCGTTAGGAATGTTTTCGAATATATAAACTTAACCTACTTTgtaatagttaaaattttcagatTCTAAAAAAACTTACATACTCGATAATTGTTCGATGTAAAAGAAACATGATAAAGTAAAAATCGGCTAGATAGTGTTTATTTGAAAGGAAATTTGATTAATCATGAAAATATAGCTTATACTTGGAATTTGGTCTTGATTTTCACATATATGAAAACTGATAATGCGAACGACTAGATCGTTTTGAGTGAACTACTATATCAATGTTGTCGGTTTACTAGGGAGTAAAATGGACACAAATGAGTCAGTTGGTTTTGAGCAGGCAAAACAAAAGTGGTGAAACAAGGCGGGAATTGTCGGTTGACTTGGTTTGAGACTGGGCTGACAAGTTGAACCAACAGATCATCAGAATCGTTGACTCAACTGACATCCGACGGTCTGATTTTCAAATTAATAATCTAACTTATTAAGTTTTATTctttcacaactcaaaaacaTTTTAACACCAAAGATTGAAGTGCTAAATCCCGGCATTGTTGCACTTAATTTTTCCAAGAAAGATAGATTATGTTACTAAATATATAGTTGgtttaaaaaaatgtgtttggtGAGATAAATTTGTAAGTGTGTTCAAGAAGCTTGGCTTTAATGGCATATTATATACTATCTTAGATGAGGGGGAATGGACCAAATTGCTTTGTTTGTAGCCTTCGAAGTATAGATTGCATGAAGACATGGAAAGTAAGGATGTAAGATTGGTGATTGCCAAAAAAGACGTGTAAAAATGTATACTTGTTGATATAAAGGAGTTGTTGATATTAGTACAAAATGTAAATAAAGTTTGATGTCTTTTGACGCTAGACTCACGTCTACCACTAGCCTTTGTTTCAACGATTTCTCTTTGATTAAAGAGCTACAAAAAGGTTAGGCGGTTGTTGCATTGTTAGTTTATGCCTATTGGCTATATGTATACCACTAAAAGTTTATTTAAAAGCTATTTTGTTAATAATTATCATCGGATCTTTCTTATAAACATTTTTACATGGTAATTTTCTTGTAATTAAGGTAAAAAGAACGTCCGGTAAGAATCTGATTCACCGGTGAATAAACTATTTGtatagttttaaataatgtattCACTAGTAAAATATGTTTTACAAAAATGCCATAGTTATTAATATAATGTGAGAGAAGCAGCTTAATACCAAAACTAAATTTCAAAGAAGAGAACTATATAAATATGCCTACGTATTGATTTCACATTTTCACTATAACACATAATACAATTATTTGAAGTATATCGGTCTCTCCTTGTTCCACTATATgttaggccatccgtagtcataaagccccttgtggggcgttatgcgacacgtgtcgtgccacgtcacacaggggctttatggggcgttatatcactagagcccgtagtcataaagcccctacctatcattacctaattattagttttcaattttattaattaattaaaaaacacTTGCTTTTTTTTATTGGTCCATTTTTTAAATCCTCCCTCCCATCAAGCGCTATATATATAGCGCCACCCACCATTTTTTATCTCATAAAGCCCCCCGTGGTGGTGTTTGTGGCTTTATATGGGCTTTATATGGCATATAACGCCCCACTACACAAGCACTTAATAAAGTGGTTATACACTTCTTACCATCTTTTAATTAAAATTGATTTTGTTTTTGATGGATCTACATATGTTTGTGAACTTTATTATAAACTAGTATTTAAACTCTCGCATTACGCCGCGGGGGGAGGGTTGTGCCAAATAGCACCACTACAACTGCCAACGATCATCAGCACcgaaaaagctcgtaaaaacaaagaatataaaaaaggaaaaaataacatCAAACGAAAAACGGACATAAAATTGTTGACCCACACATTCTCATCGAGGCGTGTTAACATGAAGAAATTATACCAAAACGTAAAATATAGAAAGa
This is a stretch of genomic DNA from Helianthus annuus cultivar XRQ/B chromosome 16, HanXRQr2.0-SUNRISE, whole genome shotgun sequence. It encodes these proteins:
- the LOC110916597 gene encoding uncharacterized protein LOC110916597; its protein translation is MNSIDLRTEKANAIFRHQTNFQTITTLFRFIEICVFLVLISTFSSQLPFSVRISTDYFKQISFAGISPRFVFVIGNVIILTLLFKSRAKQNEDSLGKIDVYDECVRRCQKSIVNRTTDVIVHDNYNNNNKKKIYRSQSEKMMRFECNDSEKYRKLTRSVTDRRILKLKNIEFCAGEKPSPEKVISVESHRKLTRSVTERRILTNVDGCGGEKPSPEKVKRSPEICRKALPEISRSQSEKMMRVEFKESESERKLRRTVTEKEMFRNDDSSSVPERNVDELSSEAFRRTVEEFIARQQQSLRDEELAPVPYVGA